One stretch of Gadus macrocephalus chromosome 12, ASM3116895v1 DNA includes these proteins:
- the LOC132469164 gene encoding granzyme B(G,H)-like, with product MALHNTWVVLMLVLSLRGQVQTGKIIGGRPAVPHSRPYMVLLETRMWNDETRFCDGFLISNEFVVTAAHCQARITYVHLGLHKLIPPPTRKSIPVRRAIPHKEFNNNTGYNDLMLLQLMEKVNFTENVRPINLASRSDHLPQRCIVSGWGFTKEYQELASELMEVNLTLAKDTSCPEPHAFFSLGEIGPSHGDSGGPLVCEGDVAYGVVSRGNQSCPPYKYSVFIKIPDYLDWIVSHLTQK from the exons ATGGCGTTGCACAATACCTGGGTGGTCCTGATGCTGGTCCTTAGCCTTCGTGGTCAAG TTCAAACAGGGAAAATCATCGGGGGACGCCCAGCTGTCCCTCATAGCAGACCCTACATGGTGCTTTTGGAAACAAGAATGTGGAATGACGAAACCAGATTTTGTGACGGCTTCCTGATCAGCAATGAGTTTGTGGTGACTGCTGCTCACTGCCAGGCCCG TATCACTTACGTCCACTTAGGTCTTCACAAGCTGATCCCTCCTCCAACTCGGAAGAGTATTCCAGTGAGACGAGCAATTCCACATAAGGAGTTCAATAACAATACAGGATACAACGACTTGATGTTACTGCAG TTAATGGAGAAGGTGAACTTCACTGAAAATGTCAGACCGATAAATTTAGCAAGCCGAAGTGATCACCTGCCTCAACGCTGTATAGTCTCTGGCTGGGGATTCACTAAAGAATATCAGGAATTGGCCAGCGAGCTGATGGAAGTTAATTTGACACTTGCGAAGGATACAAGCTGTCCTGAGCCCCATGCATTCTTCTCCCTTGGAGAAATAGGACCTTCACAT GGAGACTCAGGTGGTCCACTTGTTTGTGAAGGGGATGTGGCGTACGGTGTTGTGTCACGTGGCAATCAATCATGCCCCCCCTACAAATATAGCGTTTTTATTAAAATCCCAGACTATCTTGATTGGATTGTAAGCCACCTGACGCAAAAGTGA
- the LOC132469738 gene encoding granzyme B(G,H)-like produces MALNNTWVVLMLVLSLRGQVQTGKIIGGRPAVAHSRPYMVLLEREMWKNETKYCDGFLISDEFVVTAAHCEARIYYVYVGLHKFINDQTPKGITVRRAIPHGDFKKITRDNDLMLLQLSEKVNITENVRPINLASRRDHLLPQRCIVSGWGFTNEYQELASELMEVNLTLAKDTSCPKPQAFFSLGEIGPSHGDSGGPLVCEGEVAYGVVLHGKRSCPPYKYKVFTKIPDYLDWIVSHLMQK; encoded by the exons ATGGCGCTGAACAATACCTGGGTGGTCCTGATGCTGGTCCTTAGCCTTCGTGGTCAAG TTCAAACAGGGAAAATCATCGGGGGACGCCCAGCAGTCGCTCATAGTAGACCCTACATGGTGCTTTTGGAAAGGGAAATGTGGAAAAACGAAACCAAATATTGCGACGGCTTCCTGATCAGCGATGAGTTTGTGGTGACAGCTGCTCACTGCGAGGCCCG TATCTATTACGTCTATGTAGGTCTTCACAAGTTCATCAATGATCAAACTCCGAAGGGTATTACAGTGAGACGAGCAATTCCACATGGGGATTTCAAGAAAATAACAAGAGACAACGACTTGATGTTACTGCAG TTAAGTGAGAAGGTGAACATCACTGAAAATGTCAGACCGATAAATTTAGCAAGCCGAAGAGATCACCTGCTGCCTCAACGGTGCATAGTCTCTGGCTGGGGATTCACTAACGAATATCAGGAATTGGCCAGCGAGCTGATGGAAGTTAATTTGACACTTGCGAAGGATACAAGCTGTCCTAAGCCCCAGGCATTCTTCTCCCTTGGAGAAATAGGACCTTCACAC GGAGACTCTGGTGGTCCACTTGTTTGTGAAGGGGAGGTGGCATACGGTGTTGTGTTGCATGGCAAACGGTCTTGCCCCCcctacaaatataaagttttcacTAAAATCCCAGACTATCTTGATTGGATTGTAAGCCACCTGATGCAAAAGTGA